Sequence from the Maribellus comscasis genome:
CATGGATTTTATAATCAAGCATTGTTGGAATCGTCCGTTCAACTTTCCCCAGGGCATCGTCTTTTACAATAACCAAAGTCGCACCTGAAGGGCCAAGGTTTTTTTGCGCGCCGGCATAAATCACAGCGTATTTTGACACATCAAGCGGGCGGCTGAAAATATCTGATGACATATCGGCAACCAGTGGCATAGCAACTTCCGGCTCTTTCAGGATTTCTGTTCCGTAAATGGTATTGTTTGTTGTGTAATGAAAATATTCAGCATCGGCCGGAACTTCATATCCTTTTGGTATATAATTAAAATTTGCATCTTTTGACGATGCAACTTCAACCACTTCGCCAAACAGTTTTGCTTCTTTAATTGCTTTTGAAGCCCAGGAACCGGTGTTCAGGTAAGCAGCTTTTTTGTTCATCAGATTATAAGGAACCATTAAAAACTGTGTACTCGCACCTCCCTGTAAAAACAGTACAGAATAACCGTCGGGAACATGCAGTAACTCTTTTACCAATGCTTGTGCTTCGTCCATTACGGCAACAAACTCTTTGCTTCGGTGCGAAACTTCCATTACAGAAAGCCCTGTTCCCGCAAAATTTACCGCTGCTTCCGCTGTTTTTTCCTTTGTAAATTCGG
This genomic interval carries:
- the serC gene encoding 3-phosphoserine/phosphohydroxythreonine transaminase — encoded protein: MKKHNFYAGPSILPEFTKEKTAEAAVNFAGTGLSVMEVSHRSKEFVAVMDEAQALVKELLHVPDGYSVLFLQGGASTQFLMVPYNLMNKKAAYLNTGSWASKAIKEAKLFGEVVEVASSKDANFNYIPKGYEVPADAEYFHYTTNNTIYGTEILKEPEVAMPLVADMSSDIFSRPLDVSKYAVIYAGAQKNLGPSGATLVIVKDDALGKVERTIPTMLDYKIHADKGSMFNTPSTLAVFGCLQTLIWLKDQGGVEAIEKVNIEKASILYDELDRNKLFVPTVADPEDRSRMNVTFVMAPEYGEVEKEFLEFATARGMIGIKGHRSVGGFRASIYNAMPTDSVKALVETMQEFEKIR